TTCTCCTCATCTCAACGCATTCACCGTACACTTCTCTATTCCACCCCCCatcctctctccgcctcttctttctacatgtggggtggggggggatGTAGTGGGGACTGGATATCACTGTGTCTGTGCagtgtctctttctctctcgcacacGAGCCTTTCCCAATCTCTAtcttctgcgcgtgtgtcgcgtgcagacacacaagcACCGACACAGAAAGCAGTAGATTGCAagttctcccttttctcgccacgtgtcttctcttttttttttcgctgttgttgtctgTGGCTTTTACTCGaccccgtctctctctctctttgcctttcacaaggagaggcagagggtgTCTTTGTCTCCAACGTGTTTGCATCTTTGTTCATTTTTTCACCGATTCTCTGGTCTCTCTtgtcccttttccctcttgtGTCGCTCcccaccttctcctttgcccGTCTAggatttttctctctctgttcggTGTGCGCGTTGAGAGTATCCTCTGCAGGATAGGAGGGTGAGAAGACAACTTCTGCTGTTTGTCCAAAAGTGAAGGGCAGGCGCAAggcgttgtgtgtgtggtgtgtgcgAATGTGCCTGAAAATGTGCCGCTTCAAGTTGTGAGGAAAGCGCAGTCTCACTTGGCCCGTCTTCACGTTTGCGTGTTGCGCCTCACACCTTTGTTGGTTTGAAGGCGCTCGgtgaagaacaacaacagcacccGCACACAACATCAACCTCAACAAAACTGTAAACGAAATTGTCTCCCATCCTTTAATCTCTCGTTTGACAGCCTTCACTTGtgcttccttttttcttctccgttTCACCTCTGGCAATAGTGTGTATTCggtagggaggggaggggaggggaggagaaggcggtAGCAAAAATGTCGAATGCCTCAGGAGTCGAAAGCCCCATACCAGATGCGCACAAAAAAGGAAGGATAAAAGAATCAGCAATACACCGCACAAAAAGGGAGACAGTGCGACAGTAAGGAAGATAAAGTGAGctaagggggtgggggatgcatgcgtgtgtgcgcttgtACATGGAGAGCGTCGAGCTGTGCTACGTGTTCAGGACTCTCGTATACTAAactcttctttccttttcaccgcatgtgcgtgtcgcTGACAAGTGTTCTGTTTGTGAGCtcgcctgtgtgtctgtgtgtgtcttcgcGTCTGGGTAGACGTGTGTGCTGTTCTCGGGGGActctgttcttttttttttcggctcctttgctttttttgttttgctttttgAGCAAATGCACTGCAGCGGATGACAGTGCTGGGAgagcccccctctttttgtttttcctcaTTTTCAGCTTCCTCATTCtatgtatgtatgtacgtgtgtgtgtgtgtgtgtctgtgttcGCGTGCTTATGCTTGTCGCGATGGCTCTTCTTTCTTCGCCTtattccccccttttcccctcacTATTGCAAATgcctttctttgctctccATCTGTACTTCGGTAGCGGTGTTTTCCTTCACGCAgacaacacagagagaaataCCCGCCCGAGCGATGTCGCACAGCCAGTCAGAATCCGAAAGCACGCGCGTAAGCGGAAAGCCTTTTGGCAACGTTGATGAGATCATGCACACTTTAATAAGGCCTCACGGTTACTAGGAGAAAGTTGCTAGGCCGATAAgaatggaaagagagcggcacGGCCAAAATGCACTGCGACTCTTTTTTACGAGCTTTTGCCACGGGTGTGAAATCAACAGCACACCACAGTAACTCAGGCACTTGTGCGCGTAGAGCGCGCGAAGATGTATTGCCTCggtccctctctcttttatgATAGAGCCATGTTTGTATGCGGGCGACTGATCCTGCAATGCACTGTTGTCATTGTCCGTCATCCGCACCTTTCTTTTTCCATCAACCCCTCTCACCTTTCCTACCCAGCCTCTGATGGCCTATcgttgctctcttttcccgcgatgcacacccacccatccCCTCTACCcacacccccccacacccacacagacgtACCGTACGCAAAATCCCCCCTCTAGCACCGCCATTAACTTCCTTAGAATGGCTACACGTCTCTTCGCTTCACCATTGCCCACTACAGTATAGGCGTACCCAAGAACAATGAGTGTTGGCGAatctcgcttctcttttctcccctctcttcttcgaAACCGCAGTTGGTGAGTGCGATCAATGCCCGTCTGGGAAGCGTCAAAGGCGTTCGGCTCGCCAGAATGGTGTCCAAAGGGCTGATTTGTCACTCTTTGATTCCGGCGCAGTGCATGCATCAGTTGCCTTCTCGTCTTCGTACTCTCCCTCCTCGTATTTCAATCGCGCAGTGTGCTGCATTTTGTGTGTATACTCtaccttctccttctctccctcattgCAGAAATGTTTTGCCCTTCTGTAGAGGGTCTCTGCTATTTCTTTCAGGCGTCTTCCGACCGCGACGTACGGGTACCATATGTGTGGGGTGTGGTAGTTTTCTCTCATGTTGGGTGCGATGTGAACTGGCTTTAATTCCTTGTCTGTGAGTTCGAGTCAACTCCCCTTCCCAACCAGACTACTCCCCGTTATATGAGCCCCACCGGGGTGGGGTCGCGATGGACAAGGGAAGGGATAAACTTCCCACCTTCGTAGAAATCACCGAAACGGCTAGCAGCAATTCAGCACGGACAGGCCACAGAAGTTTTGTTTTGCTACTCTGCGACGTTCAGCACGTCTATGGCGTCATCTACAGCAGgctcaacaacaacagcaatgACGCTGACCGATACGAAGGGGGAGCACTTTTAGCTGGATACATGATCTGCGTCTCCTTCTtaccccaccacctccttttcctcctcctctttccctctctctctctgatgcTACACTATCGAGACCAGGAAATacgcttcttttctctgcttccttcgctctctctttttttattttattttAACTGTTGGCATTCACGTCATACACGACACccacaaaacacacacacatacacagagggaaccgaaaagaaaacgcCGAAGACAATAACACCCAAACAGGAGCACCCACGCGCTCATCCGCCGATCAAGGACGTCtcagaggaaaaagaaaaaaactgAAAGGGACTAcgcgcctccttctccatttctttctttctgcccccctccccctgtttcttctcccctctaGAAgtcatatatatatatctatatatatatttttcttcctctttctgtctATTCCCACACACTCTTTGTCCCTCTCGACTTTCCCGCAATATCAGACATACTCCTCAGACAGACTACATACATATATTCATCACTGTGTGCATCTCTGTCTTTCCCGCTTTCGAATTCTTCACTTATTTGCCTTTCTTTCAGTCTtattcgctctctcttccctttcccttttggGGCGCTTTCGTGTTTGCTACTCTCTGTACTAAGCACTgcaacgaagaaaaagaagtagcagcagcaggaaaagaaaagagcgacgCCAACCACGAACGCCAAAGATAAAAAACAGGAAAAatcacacacgtacgcacaccaGCAGACTCACGCAGGCATACTCGGAACGTGTGTTaccgctccctctttctgttttcacttcctcttctctcaccgCTTTGCCCGAGGACGCGTTTCTATTCTTTCACAAGGTACCCCCTTTCCCTGttgttctttctttttctgtgcGTGCTTTGTATTCAAGTGTGGAGGAAattgagggagagagacttGTGCACGAGCACAAACACCCTATTTCCATTCTCATTTATTTCTCCTGCgattctttttctttttttttctgttcacTTTTGTGCTGTGTTGTTGGCGTCTCTCACTGCTGTCTTCGACTCCTATGCTGCTTGTGTGTTTGTTCaccctttttttgttctgcTTGTTCTATCCCCACTACTGTCTTCCTTTCGGCTCCTTCCCGTTGTACTGCGTGTGGCGTATAAACAAATTCATGCAGCGTATCCTTTGTTTACTATTATTCTAATCCTTGTCCTTGTCCTTGTCCTTGTCGTTGTCTTGGTAttgttctcttctgctcgttgtgattttttttttttgggcgGGCCTTTTATCCCCTTtctactcttttttttctttgctgaagtgctccccccctccttcccttcccccctctctgagTGTTTAGTGTCCTCGTTGTGTTAGTTATACCTATCGTATTGTCCTTGTCGTTGTTAGTGCGTTATTTTTTCTCGTCTGTGTTGGTCTTTCAGAGGAAAagaacccccctccccctccccccacacacactctcgaGAAAAGCACGGCCGAAGCACAGAAAAGAACGAGTGATTCGCAAAGCAAAAGTGTCGGatcccccccaccccataTGGCATGAGGAAACAAATTAATTTCCCCACAGCACACATTGCAGGTTTATTATTGTGGCGTTAACATCGCGTTCAGCACCCGGACATAGCGATTCTCATCCTCGTCATCGAGAGCTtcgtccccccctccccccattctTCCCTTTCGTGTGCTTCTGTTTGATCGCCAAGAGACACACAAACCACCACTACAACGAAGGCATCTGTTTTCAGAAAATTTGTTATTTCTTCTACTCCTGACGTacccttcttcccctctctctctttctctctgcagtggtgtgcatatatatgtgtgtgcgtctgcatACCCCCTTTTGCACTAATCtcatctctttttctcttgtaCACCCTTTAACGCTTCtgcgtcttttttttttttgcagcCCTCGTGTCGACTCGTGATTTTCTTttgccccccctctctctctttctctcatcctctctctctctctccttccgtGTTGCCACCTGTGTGCACTCACTTTCTCCACCTACGCTAGCGTGCCTcagtgtgcctgtgcgtacTCCCCCCCATTACTCCCCGCTcgagtgtgcgtgtacgtgttctccccctcctccgtgctTCACATGCCCCTCGTCTGTCTTTTATTTATGTTTTACTTCCGTTGATACCGACCTCTTTCCACCCATTCACcccgcctctttcttctcgcttttgCTCTTTTTCAGTGCCACTCGTTTGCTGCGCCTATATTTTTTCTTTTATTGTCGCGCCTCTCTTGTttcccaccctcccccatttctctctctctctctttctcgtagTCCGTGTATTCAGTTattctttgccccccccccctcctcctttgttTTCGGTTCGCTTCTCGGATTTCTACTCCCGTCTTGTGTCCGTGGCTGTGAATTCatcacttttttttcccattTTCCTTTACGTGTGTTTTGTTGTCTGtgcctttcccccctctttttctctcgcctttGGGCCCACTCACAACAACAGTGCGAAATTTCAGAGTTCCTTCGTTGTTCTACTCGTGCATTTGTACGTCGGCGGTAGGGGAccatctcttctctgcgcttGGCTGAGACGTCTTTGCTGCAGGGgggcttttcttttcgttccATCACTTACTAATTGTGTCGGCGCACCTTCTTAGTTTATCTTCAGTTttttcctcacctctctgcgctcctccccccggTTCCCGCTGCTCTACAGAATGATGGCCCGCCTCAACTCTTCTTGCATCTCAGTGCCGACGCATAGTACCACTCACCATCGTGCTGCATcccctgcagcgctgctgccatccgCCTCCATTCTGTCGCCACctgcgagagaggagagtgcTACTGGTGTTGCGGATTCCCACGCTGATGAAGGATGCAGCAACGACACTACGACTCCACAGATGGTGAATGCGGTGAGCCCATTCGTGAGAAGTGACAGGATGAAGAAGATCGCCTCGGAcaccagcagctccagcggctCCAATCACTCCCATCCCCGCACTACCGTACAGAGGAATCGAGCACCAACGATGAACACACGTCCACGCTCTGGGGCAGTGGCACCTAGGAAAGGCCGCAGCACACGGGctaccactgccgctgccgcacagATCACTGCTTCCGAAGAGAACAATCTGCACAACAGCAACCTTTTTATTTGCAACCTGGACACGAAGGTGAGCCAGGTGGAGCTCGAGACGGCGTTTGCCGAGCATGGCACGATCTTGAGCTCCGCCGTGATGCGTGACATCCACACAGGAGAAAGCCTCGGCACCGCATTTGTGCGTATGAGCTCGCACGATGAGGCCCGACGCACGATGAAGGCGATGAACGGTGTTCACGTCGGCTCACGTTCCATTTCTGTTCAATGGGCGAGGCGCAGTGAGGGCGCGCCGGTTGGTGAAGCGCGCAAGAAGATTATGAAGCTGTTTGTGCGCAACATCCCGCTGGACTGCACGAAGGTCGATTTGGAAGAGTTGTTTGGGGTGTACGGCGGTGTGCGCCAGGTGACGCTGCACAAGGATACGTCACCGGTGCAGGATGAGACGATGATGCGACTGATCGCGTTTGTGATTTACACCGAGGAGGGCGCGGCGGAGCGGGCGGCGCGGGAGGTGCACAACACGAAGCCGTTCGCGTCGTGCCACGGCATCCCCATCATGGTGAAGCTAGCAGAGGATCTGGTGAAGCACTACCGCGTGCACAaccaccaacaccagcagcagcagagcgagTTGAACCATACCGTTTCGTCTGCCAAGCGACGACTtcggggcagcagcaggcagcgaaaCATCAGGGCTCGCACTACGAGTGAGAGCCCTGGTCCCAAACAGATTATCAGAAGTGGTAACACCTGCATCAGCCCGAGCAGCCGCGTTTTTCAGTCATGCGGCACCGATGCATCAATGACGGATATGTGTATGGCCGAAGAGGTCTCGCTCTTCAGAAATTACGCCAAACTCACACCACCGCAGTGCAACGTGCCGCCTGTGAAAGCACCACTGCCCCCTCAACACACAATAAGCTGTGTGAGGGCTATGCCGGCGCCGGCTGCAGCCTCGGTCTTGCCTCTGAACCTTCTTCAGTTTCCGGTGGCAACACCGTTCCTTATTGGCGGAAGCATGCCAGTGGTCGGCACTCTGGAATGCGAAggagcgacggcagcgccgctcgtGGAGGACTCACAGTGGCCCTCGTTCATGGACTTCTCTGGCCGCCAGACGCAGGGGAGTTTTTTCTCCAGCGGCTCGGCACTGCAGGTGTCGCAGCTCGCGCCGCCTAAGGAGCAGCAGTTTCGCCAACTGCAGGTTCCTCAATTCAGCCAGATTCCCATCACTGCACCAGCGATACCCAGATTCTATCACTTGCTGGTAGATCACACGATGCCGGAGCTGCCGgacgcaggtgctgctgcggcgattCCAACCCGTCACCCCACAACGCTTCCGACCCTGGGCCACTTCATGAAGATCTCAAAGGCCACCGTGTCCTCGAGCCCAGGGGAAGAGCGTGCCCTGCAGGTCGTCGATGCGACCTCAACAACGCCTCCGGCCTCGCTGCACTCAGGGCAGAGCGTTGCAATGGCGTCGCCCAAGTCGCCGCAGACGTACCGCCACAACCCCTACATAAACTGCAGCTTCATTCGCGTGGGGTGAAAGGTTTTCTGTTctcctgttctctctctctctgtgccgtGCAGAACATGCGGATTTTTACCGCTCCTTCTGGTCATGCTGAGGGTCTTCATCTGTGACTGGCTTGTATAGCGCTGGAAGTACGTGTGGAGTCTCTCTTCTACTTCgttcttccctttcgctATGCTGTGTATAtgcgtgcacacgcacctcaTCACCGTCTCTttagggggagagggagcgaggaaCGAAGACTTGGACACCATTTGCcacacgtgtgtgcacgtATTCTTTATTTAGTTATtttcgccgctgctgctgtacgcTTTCTCTTGAGGTGTAGATGTGCGTGCTGCCTTGTGGAAGTTTGGCGAaccgcagccaccgctgaCGCAGTGCTTGTCTGGGTTTTTATTTTCGTTCCTGGTCCTGTTGAGTTTCCGCTCTATTGGTtgtgctgttttttttttttagtttCACTGCTCTCCACTTCACGCCTTgatgcaaagaagaaaaacaaacatATACACACCCAGACTTCTCTTCACCactctttttcctctgcaCCCCTCTTCACTCCATTGTATCGTTGCCCTGTTTGTGCTCCTTTacgctttcttttttccatcttttctttttcttaATTTCCAGTTATCAccgcttccttctcctcccccccgcccctATACGCCACTTCCTCGACTCCTCGCTACCTTTATAACCCACGCACTTCCCTctatttttttctttatATTTGCAGATATGTCCGTCCACGTGACATACCCCGCTTATTCTCTTGTTCTatgagtgtgcgtgtacgtgtgctcCTTCCTCCACATTACGTGCAAAACCAAAAAAAACGCTTTTGgctccttttcttcgctgtcttcctttttcttgctcACCAGACCCTCTCCGTCGCTTGGTTCTTGATGTGCTGGAGTCGACCCCGATTCTCTCCCTTACCCCTACTTGGACGCGAGTGTCTGTGagcctctctcgttctctatGTGAGACACGTAGaatgttttttttcttgtgctGGGGATGGCGCTGTTTTTCTCGTTGTTGATCTTCCTCCAACTGTATCACCTTCTTC
This Leishmania panamensis strain MHOM/PA/94/PSC-1 chromosome 29 sequence DNA region includes the following protein-coding sequences:
- a CDS encoding RNA binding protein, putative (TriTrypDB/GeneDB-style sysID: LpmP.29.1410), with amino-acid sequence MARLNSSCISVPTHSTTHHRAASPAALLPSASILSPPAREESATGVADSHADEGCSNDTTTPQMVNAVSPFVRSDRMKKIASDTSSSSGSNHSHPRTTVQRNRAPTMNTRPRSGAVAPRKGRSTRATTAAAAQITASEENNLHNSNLFICNLDTKVSQVELETAFAEHGTILSSAVMRDIHTGESLGTAFVRMSSHDEARRTMKAMNGVHVGSRSISVQWARRSEGAPVGEARKKIMKLFVRNIPLDCTKVDLEELFGVYGGVRQVTLHKDTSPVQDETMMRLIAFVIYTEEGAAERAAREVHNTKPFASCHGIPIMVKLAEDLVKHYRVHNHQHQQQQSELNHTVSSAKRRLRGSSRQRNIRARTTSESPGPKQIIRSGNTCISPSSRVFQSCGTDASMTDMCMAEEVSLFRNYAKLTPPQCNVPPVKAPLPPQHTISCVRAMPAPAAASVLPLNLLQFPVATPFLIGGSMPVVGTLECEGATAAPLVEDSQWPSFMDFSGRQTQGSFFSSGSALQVSQLAPPKEQQFRQLQVPQFSQIPITAPAIPRFYHLLVDHTMPELPDAGAAAAIPTRHPTTLPTLGHFMKISKATVSSSPGEERALQVVDATSTTPPASLHSGQSVAMASPKSPQTYRHNPYINCSFIRVG